A single window of Pseudoduganella plicata DNA harbors:
- a CDS encoding bifunctional SulP family inorganic anion transporter/carbonic anhydrase yields the protein MNIANLKNDLKYDIPAGIVVFLVALPLCLGIALASGAPLFSGIISGIIGGIIVGMLSGSQTSVSGPAAGLAAVVLASITKLGAFEILLVAILIAGFLQLAMGIFRAGFIANYVPSNVIKGLLAAIGVLLILKQIPHAIGYDRSGADAFAFAQANGENTFSAIASAFNVITPGAVVIAALSMLVLLYWDRTPLRNIKLLPAPLFVVVLGVVLNILFNRYVPALRIEPSHLVDIPPLDASNLGAYLQLPDLAHLANRDVWIVAFTIAIVASLETLLNVEAVDKLDPHKRETPTNRELVAQGFGNIAAGLLGGLPVTSVIVRSSVNIHSGNRTKMSAVFHGLLLLASVLVLSPMLNAIPLAALAAILIMTGYKLAKVSLFTDMYRKGWSQFVPFAITIVAIVAIDLLMGVLIGLAASLFYLMRSNFRNPYTIEQYRLHIGEVIKMELPNQVSFLNKATIKSTLWEIPNGAKVLIDASNADFIDHDVLETIQDFRIVAAERDIQLNVIGLRDEYQLSDPIQFVPALDKETQTRLQPADVLQLLRDGNERFKAGRWIKKYYLHQADATAGGQHPMAVVVNCIDSRTSPEIIFDQGLGDLLTIRIAGNVISKEIIGSLEIAHKLGAKLIVVKGHSSCGAIGLALKNEHSHSIGSITGKIQTAIRQCQCGEAHGATGSELERVTRQNIENSLGEIIANSEYLRGCIERGEMGLVGAYHDIATRTVEFGELVTPQAFDRYRTGPSGLAA from the coding sequence ATGAATATCGCAAACCTCAAAAACGACCTTAAATACGATATACCGGCCGGCATTGTGGTCTTCCTGGTCGCCCTGCCATTATGCCTTGGTATTGCCCTGGCATCGGGCGCACCGCTATTTTCCGGCATTATCTCGGGCATCATTGGCGGCATTATCGTCGGCATGCTGAGCGGCTCGCAGACCAGCGTCAGCGGGCCCGCAGCCGGTCTCGCAGCCGTCGTGCTGGCATCCATTACCAAGCTGGGCGCATTCGAGATCCTGCTGGTCGCCATTCTGATTGCCGGCTTCCTGCAATTGGCCATGGGGATATTCCGCGCGGGCTTTATCGCCAATTACGTCCCGTCGAACGTGATCAAGGGGCTGCTGGCCGCCATTGGCGTGCTGCTGATCCTGAAACAGATACCGCACGCGATCGGCTACGACCGCAGCGGCGCGGACGCCTTCGCGTTTGCCCAGGCGAACGGGGAGAACACGTTCTCCGCCATTGCCAGTGCCTTCAACGTCATCACGCCCGGCGCCGTCGTCATTGCCGCGCTGTCGATGCTGGTACTGCTGTACTGGGATCGCACGCCTTTGAGGAACATCAAGCTGCTGCCCGCGCCGCTGTTCGTCGTCGTGCTGGGTGTCGTGCTCAATATCCTGTTCAACCGTTACGTGCCGGCGCTGCGCATCGAACCGAGTCACCTGGTGGACATACCGCCGCTGGACGCGTCCAACCTGGGCGCGTATCTGCAGCTGCCCGACCTGGCGCATCTGGCCAACCGCGACGTGTGGATCGTCGCCTTCACGATCGCCATCGTGGCGTCGCTGGAGACGCTGCTCAACGTGGAGGCGGTGGACAAGCTCGATCCGCACAAGCGCGAGACGCCGACCAACCGCGAGCTGGTCGCGCAGGGCTTCGGCAATATCGCCGCCGGCCTGCTGGGCGGGCTGCCGGTCACGTCCGTGATCGTGCGCAGTTCCGTCAACATCCACAGCGGCAATCGCACCAAGATGTCCGCCGTGTTCCATGGCCTGCTGCTGCTTGCCAGCGTGCTCGTGCTGAGTCCGATGCTGAACGCGATTCCGCTGGCTGCGCTGGCCGCCATCCTGATCATGACGGGCTACAAGCTGGCCAAGGTTTCGCTGTTCACGGACATGTACCGCAAAGGATGGTCGCAGTTCGTGCCGTTCGCGATCACGATCGTCGCGATCGTCGCCATCGACCTGCTGATGGGCGTCCTGATCGGCCTGGCCGCCAGCCTGTTCTACCTGATGCGCAGCAACTTCCGCAATCCGTACACGATCGAACAGTACCGTCTGCATATCGGCGAAGTCATCAAGATGGAGCTGCCGAACCAGGTGTCGTTCCTGAACAAGGCCACGATCAAGTCGACCCTGTGGGAAATTCCCAACGGCGCGAAAGTGCTGATCGACGCCAGCAACGCCGACTTCATCGATCACGACGTGCTGGAAACCATCCAGGACTTCCGCATCGTGGCGGCCGAGCGCGACATCCAGCTGAACGTCATCGGCCTGCGCGACGAGTACCAGTTGAGCGACCCGATCCAGTTCGTCCCGGCGCTGGACAAGGAAACGCAGACACGGTTGCAGCCGGCGGACGTGCTGCAGCTGCTGCGCGACGGCAACGAGCGCTTCAAGGCCGGCCGCTGGATCAAGAAATACTACCTGCACCAGGCCGACGCCACCGCCGGCGGGCAGCATCCGATGGCCGTTGTCGTCAACTGCATCGATTCGCGCACGTCCCCGGAGATCATCTTCGACCAGGGCCTGGGCGACCTGCTGACGATCCGCATCGCCGGCAACGTGATCAGCAAGGAAATCATCGGCAGCCTGGAAATCGCCCACAAGCTGGGGGCCAAGCTGATCGTGGTGAAAGGCCACTCCAGCTGCGGCGCGATCGGGCTGGCGCTGAAGAACGAGCACTCTCACAGCATCGGCTCGATCACGGGCAAGATCCAGACGGCGATCCGCCAGTGCCAGTGCGGCGAAGCGCACGGCGCGACAGGCAGTGAGCTGGAGCGGGTCACGCGTCAGAACATCGAGAACTCGCTGGGTGAAATCATCGCCAACAGCGAGTACCTGCGCGGCTGCATCGAACGGGGCGAAATGGGCCTGGTTGGCGCCTATCACGACATCGCCACGCGCACCGTGGAATTCGGCGAGCTGGTGACGCCGCAGGCCTTCGACCGTTATCGGACGGGACCTTCGGGGCTGGCTGCCTGA
- a CDS encoding GNAT family N-acetyltransferase: protein MTAHPDYRILTVARLEHAALAAGDFSFDVTAVAAPPFGADDIDTIVPVTRYRKSYGEHVEDLVPQEDGALFAACANDALCGYLAVTRDWNGFALVDDVAVARRSRGAGLGRALMDAAREWAMSAGLAGLRLETQSTNVPACRFYRRYGFRLAGHDRMLYAAVPGLAHEVALFWYLVFADGDRRQAASPEGPVR from the coding sequence ATGACCGCACACCCGGATTACCGCATCCTGACCGTCGCCAGGCTCGAACACGCGGCGCTGGCCGCCGGCGATTTCTCGTTCGACGTCACTGCGGTGGCCGCGCCGCCGTTCGGAGCGGACGACATCGACACGATCGTGCCGGTGACGCGCTACCGGAAATCGTACGGCGAGCACGTGGAGGACCTGGTGCCGCAAGAAGATGGTGCCCTGTTCGCCGCCTGCGCCAATGATGCACTGTGCGGTTACCTGGCGGTGACGCGCGACTGGAACGGATTCGCGCTGGTGGACGACGTCGCGGTAGCCAGGCGCTCCCGCGGCGCCGGCCTGGGGCGCGCCCTGATGGACGCGGCGCGCGAGTGGGCAATGTCGGCGGGCCTGGCCGGCCTGCGCCTGGAGACGCAGTCGACCAACGTGCCGGCTTGCCGTTTCTACCGGCGCTATGGCTTTCGGCTCGCGGGCCACGACCGCATGCTGTACGCGGCCGTGCCCGGGCTGGCGCACGAGGTGGCCCTGTTCTGGTACCTCGTGTTCGCCGACGGGGACCGGCGTCAGGCAGCCAGCCCCGAAGGTCCCGTCCGATAA
- a CDS encoding NADH:flavin oxidoreductase/NADH oxidase produces MAALFAPFKLKDVTLRNRIAVPPMCQYSAVDGHTTDWHQAHYASIARGGAGLVIVEATAVSPEGRITPGCTGLWTDTQIDGMAAIAASIKAGGAVAGIQIAHAGRKASANRPWEGDDHIAPDDSRGWETIAPSAIAFGENLPQVPRAMTKDDIARVTADFVAAARRALAAGFEWLELHFAHGYLAQSFFNVDANKRDDEYGGSFEGRSRFLLETLAAVRAVWPQNLPLTARFGVIEYDGRDEATLAESIRLVNLMREAGLDMLNVSVGFSTPHASIPWASGPFLAPVAQRVREETGLPVASSWGIDVPEVANRVVADGQMDLVMIGRAHLANPHYPLKAAQQLEVARPTWVLPAPYAHWLERYRGQA; encoded by the coding sequence ATGGCTGCATTATTCGCCCCATTCAAACTCAAGGACGTCACGCTGCGTAACCGTATCGCGGTGCCGCCGATGTGCCAGTACAGCGCCGTCGACGGCCACACCACGGACTGGCACCAGGCGCACTATGCGTCAATCGCCCGCGGCGGCGCGGGCCTGGTCATCGTCGAAGCGACGGCCGTATCGCCGGAAGGCCGCATCACGCCCGGCTGCACGGGCCTGTGGACCGACACGCAGATCGACGGCATGGCCGCCATTGCCGCCAGCATCAAGGCCGGCGGCGCCGTTGCCGGCATCCAGATCGCGCACGCCGGCCGCAAGGCCAGCGCCAACCGTCCGTGGGAAGGCGACGACCATATCGCGCCCGACGATTCGCGCGGCTGGGAAACCATCGCGCCATCGGCTATCGCGTTCGGGGAGAACCTGCCGCAAGTGCCGCGCGCCATGACGAAGGACGATATTGCCCGCGTCACCGCCGACTTCGTGGCCGCCGCCAGGCGCGCACTGGCCGCCGGCTTCGAATGGCTGGAACTGCACTTCGCGCACGGCTACCTGGCGCAGAGCTTCTTCAACGTGGACGCCAACAAGCGCGACGACGAATACGGCGGCAGCTTCGAAGGCCGCAGCCGCTTCCTGCTCGAGACACTGGCCGCCGTGCGCGCCGTCTGGCCGCAGAACCTGCCACTGACGGCCCGTTTCGGCGTCATCGAATACGACGGGCGCGACGAAGCGACGCTGGCCGAGTCGATCCGCCTGGTCAACCTGATGCGTGAAGCCGGCCTGGATATGCTGAACGTCAGCGTCGGTTTCTCCACGCCGCACGCCAGCATCCCCTGGGCCAGCGGCCCGTTCCTGGCCCCGGTGGCGCAGCGCGTGCGCGAGGAAACCGGCTTGCCGGTCGCGTCGTCGTGGGGCATCGACGTGCCGGAAGTGGCGAACCGCGTGGTTGCCGACGGCCAGATGGACCTCGTGATGATCGGGCGCGCCCACCTGGCCAATCCGCACTATCCGCTCAAGGCGGCGCAACAGCTGGAAGTGGCGCGCCCGACGTGGGTGCTGCCGGCACCGTATGCGCACTGGCTGGAGCGGTACCGCGGCCAGGCCTGA
- a CDS encoding DUF72 domain-containing protein produces MTNSHYIGCAGWALPRAAIDSFPAEGSHLERYAAVFNAVEINSSFYRPHQPKTYAKWASATPPHFRFAVKLPKAITHEAKLVGAEEALARFAGEVEGLGEKLGCILVQLPPKLALDTTAAGAIFAALHARFDCLIACEARHASWFEETGTQLLRDAGVTRVLADPAVAYTGPFVPTAETAYVRLHGSPRIYYSSYEEQRLWDVHAWLAQQDAAWCIFDNTASGAAVPDALALRAMG; encoded by the coding sequence ATGACCAATTCCCATTACATCGGCTGCGCCGGCTGGGCGCTGCCGCGCGCCGCCATCGACAGCTTCCCCGCCGAGGGCAGCCATCTGGAACGCTATGCCGCCGTCTTCAACGCGGTGGAGATCAATTCGTCGTTCTACCGGCCGCACCAGCCGAAAACCTATGCAAAGTGGGCGAGCGCCACCCCACCCCACTTCCGCTTTGCCGTCAAGCTGCCGAAGGCGATCACGCACGAAGCAAAGCTGGTCGGGGCGGAGGAAGCGCTCGCGCGTTTTGCCGGCGAAGTAGAAGGGTTGGGAGAAAAACTGGGGTGCATCCTCGTGCAACTGCCGCCGAAGCTGGCGCTCGACACCACCGCCGCCGGCGCCATCTTCGCGGCGCTGCACGCCCGCTTCGACTGCCTGATCGCGTGCGAAGCCCGTCATGCCAGCTGGTTCGAGGAAACGGGCACGCAGCTGTTGCGGGACGCCGGCGTCACGCGCGTGCTGGCCGATCCGGCCGTGGCCTACACCGGGCCGTTCGTGCCGACGGCGGAGACGGCGTACGTGCGGCTGCACGGCAGCCCGCGCATCTACTACTCGAGCTACGAAGAACAGCGGCTGTGGGACGTGCATGCGTGGCTGGCGCAGCAGGATGCCGCCTGGTGCATCTTCGATAACACGGCATCCGGCGCCGCGGTGCCGGATGCCCTGGCGCTGCGCGCCATGGGATGA
- a CDS encoding DUF1439 domain-containing protein — protein MTTTKTTGRRARLGQMLAGVAGVVVLAGLGLAGCASLTGPRDVDIPLAKLQRGLEQRFPIQQRALAVFDLQLANPRLSLQGENDRVALEADVIASTPLVRRALQGNVMLSGRLLVDNVRSAVVLADTRIERFTIDGVDGALQGQLTAAGNVVIDRVVRDVPVYTFRPEDLRYAGVQFVPTAIRTTATGLSIHVEPVK, from the coding sequence ATGACAACAACGAAAACGACGGGGCGCCGGGCGCGCCTGGGGCAGATGCTGGCTGGCGTGGCCGGGGTGGTTGTATTAGCCGGGCTGGGGCTGGCGGGCTGCGCCAGCCTGACGGGGCCGCGCGACGTCGACATCCCGCTGGCGAAGCTGCAGCGTGGCCTGGAACAGCGCTTCCCGATCCAGCAGCGGGCGCTGGCCGTGTTCGACCTGCAGCTGGCCAACCCGCGCCTGTCGCTGCAAGGTGAAAACGACCGCGTGGCGCTGGAGGCCGACGTGATCGCGTCCACGCCGCTGGTGCGGCGCGCGCTGCAAGGCAATGTGATGCTGTCCGGCCGCCTGCTGGTCGACAATGTGCGCAGCGCCGTCGTGCTGGCCGACACCCGTATCGAACGCTTTACCATCGATGGCGTCGACGGCGCCCTGCAAGGGCAGCTGACGGCGGCCGGCAACGTCGTCATCGACCGCGTCGTGCGCGACGTGCCCGTCTACACGTTCCGTCCCGAAGATCTGCGCTACGCCGGCGTGCAGTTCGTCCCGACGGCGATCCGCACCACGGCGACGGGGTTGTCGATCCACGTCGAACCGGTGAAATAA
- a CDS encoding tetratricopeptide repeat protein — translation MPFLGIGLHVLVAIFFAVHAVRSRQQMYWLMILFAFPLLGSVVYFFGVYLPASRLQHGARKVVAGAARVLDPTRELRAAQEAFDFTPTAQHRMRLAAAQLEAGEAAAAARTYEECLQGPFAADLEIRLGAARANLACGQYDAARRHLEFVRRTDVHFRSEQTGLLLAQALAGAGQAEAARAEFEAVVNRFGSFEAKAEFAIWAAGAREYQLAHRLQNELQSTMDHWNRHTHTMNLPLIRRLEAAFATVPRH, via the coding sequence ATGCCCTTCCTCGGTATCGGCCTGCACGTCCTCGTCGCCATTTTCTTTGCCGTGCACGCCGTGCGCAGCCGTCAGCAGATGTACTGGCTGATGATCCTGTTCGCATTCCCGCTGCTGGGCAGCGTCGTGTATTTCTTCGGTGTCTACCTGCCGGCTTCGCGCCTGCAGCACGGCGCCCGCAAGGTGGTGGCCGGGGCGGCCAGGGTACTCGATCCGACCCGCGAACTGCGCGCGGCCCAGGAAGCGTTCGACTTTACGCCGACGGCGCAGCACCGCATGCGGCTGGCCGCGGCGCAGCTGGAGGCGGGCGAGGCCGCCGCCGCCGCCCGCACTTACGAGGAATGCCTGCAGGGACCGTTTGCGGCCGACCTGGAGATCCGCCTGGGGGCCGCGCGTGCCAACCTGGCCTGCGGCCAGTACGACGCGGCGCGGCGGCACCTGGAGTTCGTCCGTCGCACCGATGTCCACTTCCGTTCCGAGCAGACGGGCCTCCTGCTGGCGCAAGCGCTGGCCGGCGCCGGCCAGGCGGAGGCTGCGCGGGCCGAGTTCGAGGCGGTCGTCAACCGGTTCGGCAGTTTCGAGGCCAAGGCGGAATTCGCCATCTGGGCCGCGGGCGCGCGCGAGTACCAGCTGGCGCACCGCCTGCAGAACGAACTGCAATCGACGATGGACCACTGGAACCGCCATACCCACACCATGAACCTGCCGCTGATCCGCCGGCTGGAAGCGGCATTCGCAACAGTGCCGCGGCACTAG
- a CDS encoding class I SAM-dependent methyltransferase: MEEDASRLTERQRNELAYHRQHAREHEDMVRRPFSFDVLDRPGRRWWNGYWQMYAYLLTQDLRGRRVLVVGCGFGEDALRLARLGAQVTAFDLSPDSLAIARRLAAREGLVIDFGQMPAECLIYADDSFDCIVARDILHHVDIPAAMREIRRVARPQALLVVNEIYSHSLTDTIRRSRFVEAFLYPRMQRLIYGPDSRTSRRTSARCRSTISRWCERSCPGWRCRATSTFSSRAYCPTRRGGWPCSTGCCWWHCGR; this comes from the coding sequence ATGGAAGAGGACGCATCGCGGTTGACCGAGCGCCAGCGCAACGAGCTGGCGTACCACCGGCAGCATGCCAGGGAACACGAAGACATGGTGCGCCGGCCCTTCTCGTTCGACGTTCTGGATCGCCCGGGGCGGCGCTGGTGGAACGGCTACTGGCAGATGTACGCCTACCTGCTGACCCAGGATCTGCGCGGCCGGCGCGTGCTGGTCGTCGGCTGCGGCTTCGGCGAAGACGCGCTGCGCCTGGCCCGGCTGGGCGCGCAGGTGACGGCGTTCGACCTCAGTCCCGATTCCCTGGCGATTGCCCGCCGCCTGGCCGCGCGCGAGGGGCTCGTCATCGACTTCGGCCAGATGCCCGCCGAATGCCTGATCTATGCCGACGACAGCTTCGACTGCATCGTCGCGCGCGACATCCTGCACCACGTGGACATACCCGCCGCCATGCGCGAGATCCGGCGCGTGGCCCGGCCGCAGGCTCTCCTGGTCGTCAACGAGATCTATTCGCACTCGCTGACCGACACGATCCGCCGCTCGCGCTTCGTCGAAGCGTTTCTGTACCCGCGCATGCAGCGCCTGATCTACGGCCCCGACAGCCGTACATCACGGCGGACGAGCGCAAGATGTCGGAGCACGATATCGCGCTGGTGCGAACGATCATGCCCCGGCTGGAGATGTCGCGCCACTTCAACTTTCTCGTCACGCGCGTACTGCCCGACACGTCGCGGTGGCTGGCCATGCTCGACCGGGTGCTGCTGGTGGCACTGCGGCCGGTAG